In Desulfovibrio aminophilus, the genomic stretch CAAGGAGTCCGAGGGCATCAAGGAGCTGACCGATAACCACCAGAAGGTCATCGAGTTCCTGCAGGACTACTACAAGAAGAACGGCATCGCTCCGATGGTCCGCATCCTGTCCAAGGTGACGGGCTTCAAGCTGAAGGAGATCTACGAGCTGTTCCCGTCCGGTCCCGGCAAGGGAGCCTGCAAGATGGCCGGCCTGCCCAAGCCCACCGGCTGCGTCTGATTCTTACGCCCAGCGTGCATGCAAAAGGCGGAGCTTGCTCCGCCTTTTTTATTTGAACCGCGCGGCGAAAAGGGCTATGAAGGCCGGAATTTCTTCAAGCCCAACACTTCCCCCGAGGTGATCCCGTGAGCCGAGAACTGCTGGAACAATTCCACGATCCCGCCCTGTGCCGCGACCTTCTCGACCGCCTGCGGGCCGAGTTGTCCGGCGAACTGCGCTTCATGGAAGTCTGCGGCACGCACACCGTGGCCATCTTCCAGAGCGGCCTGCGCTCCCTGCTGCCCAAGGAGATCGTGCACCTCTCCGGCCCGGGCTGCCCGGTCTGCGTGACCCACGAGTCCGAGGTGAACGCCTTCCTGGACCTGGCGGGCAAACCCGGGGTCATCGTGGCCACCTTCGGCGACCTCATGCGCGTTCCCGGCCGCAAGGGCCACAACCTGAAGAGCGCCCAGGCCGACGGCGGCCGCGTGTCCGTGGTCTACTCGCCCTTCGACGCGCTCAAGCTGGCCCAGGACAACCCGGGCGACACCGTGGTCTTCCTCGGCGTGGGCTTCGAGACCACAGCGCCCACCGTGGCCGCCACCGTGCTCATGGCCCAGGCCCAGGGACTGAAGAACTTCAAGGTCCTCTCCTTCCACAAGCTGGTTCCCCCGGCCCTGGAAGTGCTCCTGGCCGACGAGGCCACGCGCATCGACGCCTTCATCCTGCCCGGCCACGTCTCGGCGGTCATCGGCCTGGCCCCCTACCTGCCCATCGCCGAGCGCCACGGCAAG encodes the following:
- a CDS encoding TusE/DsrC/DsvC family sulfur relay protein, yielding MAVVEFKGTKFEVDEDGFLQRFDDWNPDWVEFVKESEGIKELTDNHQKVIEFLQDYYKKNGIAPMVRILSKVTGFKLKEIYELFPSGPGKGACKMAGLPKPTGCV
- the hypD gene encoding hydrogenase formation protein HypD; the protein is MSRELLEQFHDPALCRDLLDRLRAELSGELRFMEVCGTHTVAIFQSGLRSLLPKEIVHLSGPGCPVCVTHESEVNAFLDLAGKPGVIVATFGDLMRVPGRKGHNLKSAQADGGRVSVVYSPFDALKLAQDNPGDTVVFLGVGFETTAPTVAATVLMAQAQGLKNFKVLSFHKLVPPALEVLLADEATRIDAFILPGHVSAVIGLAPYLPIAERHGKAAAITGFEPVDILQALIFLAKCKKEGRAEVANLYRRVVSDAGNAKAREIMAQVFTPSDALWRGIGLIPGSGLEFAEAFEAFDAKKLFGITIEDCPPLPGCKCGEVLKGRIRPDECPLFKKSCTPAKPVGPCMVSTEGSCAAYFKYQVE